Proteins encoded by one window of Synechococcus sp. WH 7805:
- a CDS encoding flavin prenyltransferase UbiX, with translation MISPFVIGVSGASAQQLAERSIQWLLRGGHSVHVIVSRGAHEVWRAERGIAVPVDPDQQQRFWRDHLDVQTGELICHRWDDQAAVVASGSVVTRGMVVVPCSMGTVGRLAAGLAGDLLERSADVHLKEGRPLVIAPREMPWNLIHLRNLTTLAEAGARIAPPIPAWYTQPESLDDMLDFLVMRLFDGLGESLTEQSRWQGRRP, from the coding sequence ATGATCTCTCCTTTCGTGATCGGCGTGAGCGGCGCGTCCGCCCAACAATTAGCGGAACGAAGCATTCAATGGCTTCTTCGCGGTGGTCACAGCGTTCATGTGATTGTCAGCAGGGGAGCTCACGAAGTTTGGAGAGCTGAACGGGGCATCGCTGTCCCTGTGGATCCCGACCAGCAGCAACGGTTCTGGCGTGACCATCTCGACGTGCAAACCGGCGAGTTGATCTGCCATCGCTGGGATGATCAAGCCGCTGTGGTGGCCAGTGGCAGTGTGGTGACGCGGGGAATGGTGGTTGTCCCCTGCTCGATGGGAACCGTGGGGCGCCTGGCGGCTGGACTGGCAGGAGACCTGCTGGAGCGCAGCGCGGATGTGCACCTCAAGGAAGGCAGACCCCTCGTCATTGCCCCGAGGGAAATGCCATGGAACCTGATTCATCTGCGCAATCTCACAACGCTTGCCGAAGCTGGAGCCAGGATTGCTCCGCCCATTCCAGCCTGGTACACCCAACCGGAATCCCTCGACGACATGCTCGACTTTCTTGTCATGCGCCTGTTTGACGGTTTGGGCGAATCGCTGACTGAACAGAGCCGCTGGCAGGGACGACGACCATGA
- a CDS encoding TMEM165/GDT1 family protein: MTDAGSSQRPGFTTVLVSTFSTVFLAELGDKTQLATLLLSAESGQPWLVFGGAALALICSSLVGVLVGRWLSSVLQPERLEQMAGLLMVGLGLWLGSQALRSVLGDHLL, encoded by the coding sequence ATGACCGACGCCGGAAGCTCTCAGCGTCCAGGATTCACAACCGTTCTGGTCAGTACCTTCTCCACCGTGTTCCTGGCGGAACTTGGGGACAAGACGCAGTTGGCGACGTTGCTGCTCTCTGCAGAATCCGGACAACCGTGGCTGGTTTTTGGTGGTGCCGCTCTGGCTCTGATCTGCTCAAGCCTGGTCGGCGTGCTGGTGGGACGCTGGCTTTCCTCAGTTCTGCAACCCGAACGCCTGGAACAAATGGCAGGGCTGCTGATGGTGGGGCTCGGACTATGGCTCGGATCCCAGGCGCTGCGATCAGTCCTAGGGGACCATCTCCTCTGA
- a CDS encoding RNB domain-containing ribonuclease codes for MKFTVADLLDQVPSDGTLETTKLEKILRLSNRTEKHTLGLALEALTRLGILNTDESGGIHKCITDDLVQARLRCSTKGFCFAIRDDGGDDIYIRDHQLNHAWNGDRVLVRITREGGRRRSPEGGVQCILERATTSLLATVEQQEEKLIAIPLDDRLLAAIDLPAEDESYATTSADEAVAEVVLDRYPVAQFSAQGHVARSLPLNGGAEDDRDLMLTKANLHQRPTPPRASLKSPAAKKRNDLTDQPALLLKPWSDDEAVCLPAIHVIPHEGGTRLWVHAPALAERLTPGNSLDQWLLNQSESICLGRQWIPLLSPALTKASAFRVGEVQDAVTLRLDIGPDCEWKDWEFSLTKIRPVAELTHEQLAALDNRKPKSRAIPASLKPIKEQINQLETLIFCARNAHECEKSAGLIELDLPKPQLDSLGDLNQVSPDGDGTNWTEPFNPAAPECLMAVLLRTAHRVWSYHCKNLNLPAVLLEAPPADDSALTDVAKAAVALDVQLELDEDGTPSAGELAKAVAGCQYSRVLNLQLRQALPDTMYRLADVAETATGVQVDDAITESETEVASEMQADDQDSQNPKTDGSFWSQSLAPWCCPTLHYADVLNQQVLCQLLNEGKDRPNVRHKTKVEIGRQGAGDQITWPLFTASQDQKLAELFRERMLQRLNTRRRQVSDLRKDMIAMAHARSAEPLVNQEQNGVISGVQSYGFFVEIPPSMVEGLVHVSSLNDDWYEYRSRQNRLVGRRSRRVYQLGDLVKVKVLKVDVLRNQIDLEVVPTDQSTEQDPLPVAVSDA; via the coding sequence ATGAAATTCACGGTTGCTGATCTACTCGACCAGGTTCCTTCCGATGGAACCCTGGAAACGACAAAGCTCGAGAAGATCCTCCGTTTGAGCAATCGAACAGAGAAACACACTCTTGGATTGGCTTTAGAAGCCCTCACGCGCCTTGGAATCCTGAACACGGATGAAAGCGGTGGCATTCACAAATGCATCACCGATGATTTGGTGCAAGCCCGGCTTCGATGCAGCACCAAGGGTTTTTGTTTCGCCATCCGAGATGACGGTGGTGATGACATTTACATCCGCGATCATCAGTTGAATCACGCTTGGAACGGTGATCGCGTGCTCGTGCGCATCACCCGGGAAGGCGGCCGCCGCCGTTCACCTGAGGGAGGTGTGCAATGCATTCTCGAACGGGCCACAACAAGTCTTCTGGCCACTGTTGAACAACAAGAAGAGAAACTCATCGCCATTCCCCTCGATGATCGTCTTCTTGCGGCCATCGACCTACCGGCTGAGGATGAGAGCTACGCAACGACTTCAGCGGATGAGGCAGTCGCGGAGGTGGTCCTAGACCGTTACCCCGTGGCGCAATTTTCGGCCCAGGGCCATGTCGCTCGCTCTCTTCCTCTCAATGGAGGAGCGGAGGATGACAGAGATCTGATGTTGACAAAAGCCAATCTCCATCAACGTCCCACTCCACCTCGAGCTTCGCTTAAGTCACCCGCAGCAAAGAAGAGGAACGATCTCACTGATCAACCTGCTCTTCTTCTCAAGCCCTGGTCTGACGATGAGGCTGTCTGTTTACCGGCCATCCATGTCATTCCCCATGAAGGAGGGACACGCCTGTGGGTCCATGCGCCAGCGTTGGCCGAACGCCTAACGCCAGGAAACAGTCTTGACCAATGGCTCTTGAACCAATCAGAAAGCATCTGTCTTGGCCGGCAGTGGATACCGCTTCTGAGCCCGGCACTGACCAAGGCGAGCGCATTCCGCGTCGGCGAGGTTCAAGATGCAGTCACGCTGCGGCTGGACATTGGCCCTGACTGTGAATGGAAAGACTGGGAGTTCTCCCTGACCAAGATCCGTCCAGTTGCAGAACTCACACACGAACAACTGGCAGCTCTCGACAATCGCAAACCGAAATCGCGGGCGATCCCAGCGTCCCTTAAACCGATCAAAGAGCAGATTAACCAACTAGAGACTCTGATTTTTTGTGCCAGGAATGCCCATGAGTGCGAAAAGTCTGCAGGCCTGATCGAACTTGACCTGCCCAAACCGCAACTCGACAGTCTCGGGGATTTAAATCAAGTTTCCCCTGATGGTGATGGCACCAACTGGACGGAACCGTTCAATCCTGCCGCTCCGGAATGCCTGATGGCAGTGCTGCTGCGCACGGCACACCGTGTGTGGAGTTATCACTGCAAGAACCTGAATCTTCCAGCTGTGCTGCTTGAAGCTCCCCCTGCCGATGATTCAGCACTGACGGATGTTGCTAAAGCTGCAGTTGCGCTTGATGTGCAGCTGGAGCTTGACGAAGACGGCACGCCTTCTGCGGGCGAACTCGCCAAGGCCGTCGCCGGTTGCCAGTACAGCCGCGTTCTGAATCTGCAGCTTCGCCAGGCACTGCCCGACACCATGTACCGACTTGCTGATGTTGCTGAGACCGCAACAGGTGTTCAAGTTGATGACGCGATCACGGAGTCTGAAACTGAGGTTGCGTCAGAGATGCAGGCCGATGATCAAGACAGCCAAAATCCCAAGACTGATGGTTCATTCTGGTCTCAATCCCTAGCACCCTGGTGTTGCCCGACACTCCATTACGCCGATGTCCTGAATCAACAGGTCCTGTGTCAACTGCTGAATGAGGGAAAGGACCGTCCCAACGTGCGTCATAAAACCAAGGTGGAGATCGGACGTCAGGGAGCTGGTGATCAGATCACCTGGCCGCTGTTTACCGCATCCCAGGATCAAAAACTGGCAGAACTGTTCCGGGAACGGATGCTTCAGCGTCTCAACACGCGCCGACGCCAGGTTTCAGATCTACGCAAGGACATGATCGCGATGGCTCATGCCAGAAGCGCCGAGCCCTTGGTGAATCAGGAGCAAAACGGTGTGATTAGTGGAGTGCAAAGTTATGGATTCTTCGTCGAGATTCCGCCATCGATGGTGGAAGGGTTAGTGCACGTCAGCTCGTTGAATGACGACTGGTATGAATACCGTTCTCGGCAGAATCGACTGGTGGGACGGCGGAGTCGACGGGTGTATCAACTTGGAGACCTCGTGAAGGTCAAAGTGCTGAAAGTCGACGTATTGCGCAATCAGATCGACCTGGAAGTAGTACCCACTGATCAGTCCACTGAACAGGACCCCTTGCCTGTTGCCGTGTCAGACGCATGA
- a CDS encoding TMEM165/GDT1 family protein has translation MNLTLLLSTFVTVFLAELGDKTQLATVAISGTSDRPLAVFLGSSSALVIASLIGAVAGGSLSAIIPADWIQLSASIGFLVIGLRLLWPKLNTESGVLPEQD, from the coding sequence ATGAATCTCACGCTGCTGCTCTCAACCTTCGTCACTGTGTTTCTGGCTGAGCTCGGAGACAAGACGCAGCTGGCGACCGTGGCAATCAGCGGGACCTCGGACCGACCGCTTGCCGTCTTCCTGGGATCATCGAGCGCCCTTGTGATCGCCAGCCTGATCGGGGCTGTTGCTGGGGGATCTCTCTCGGCGATCATTCCTGCTGACTGGATCCAGCTGTCGGCATCCATCGGGTTTCTGGTCATCGGACTCCGCCTTCTTTGGCCGAAGCTCAATACTGAGTCCGGTGTCCTTCCAGAACAGGACTGA
- a CDS encoding TldD/PmbA family protein, with product MGNTPLNVSALRDRLHHLASREGISQWDLGASRSNSASVQVDRGEAKQLKASQRSSITVRVWNQQGLVGITSTSDLSESGLEKALMGAHQASAFGNSDEVPHFSPLANAPTEPLDRPLKDSEGIQSLLKHLLEAEKELLSRHPAIETVPYNGLNEGSSERIYLNSDGALRQAQRTQASLYLFARAEEQGRKPRSGGAVRLALGSTDLDLKGCIDEAAERTISHLNYRPIDTGRYLVCFTPEAFLDLISAFSSMFNARAVLDGVSLSKPDTIGQQLAVPFFNLIDNGLHPAHVGAMPFDGEGTPTRALRLIGDGHLESFLHSEATARKFGVQPTGHAGLGAKVSVGPDWFEVHRSEGCRPPADHLDHRKTQDSFVMIESLNALHAGVKASQGSFSLPFDGWLVNGGERISVEAATVAGDIRELLRSIVQIEADPIVTHEGVCPHVWVDGLAITGEA from the coding sequence GTGGGAAATACACCTCTGAACGTCTCGGCTCTGCGTGATCGGCTCCACCATCTCGCATCTCGTGAAGGGATCTCGCAATGGGATCTCGGAGCCAGTCGGAGCAACAGTGCATCTGTTCAGGTTGATCGCGGTGAAGCCAAACAGCTGAAAGCGTCCCAACGCAGTTCCATCACCGTGCGTGTGTGGAATCAGCAAGGCCTGGTGGGAATCACCAGCACCTCCGATCTTTCGGAATCAGGCCTGGAAAAGGCGTTGATGGGCGCCCATCAGGCCAGCGCCTTCGGGAACAGCGATGAGGTTCCCCACTTCTCACCCCTGGCAAACGCTCCAACAGAACCTCTGGATCGACCTCTCAAGGACTCCGAAGGCATTCAATCCCTGCTCAAGCATCTTCTTGAGGCAGAGAAGGAGCTCCTCAGCAGGCACCCTGCAATCGAAACGGTCCCTTACAACGGCCTCAATGAGGGGAGCAGCGAGCGCATCTACCTCAACAGTGATGGCGCTCTCCGTCAGGCACAACGCACCCAAGCCAGTCTTTATCTGTTCGCCCGCGCTGAAGAACAGGGACGGAAACCCAGAAGTGGAGGTGCGGTACGACTGGCTCTCGGCAGCACCGACCTGGATCTCAAGGGATGCATCGATGAAGCAGCCGAACGCACCATCAGCCATCTCAACTACAGACCGATTGATACGGGTCGCTATCTGGTGTGCTTCACACCGGAAGCTTTTCTCGATCTCATCAGTGCTTTCAGCAGCATGTTCAATGCCCGCGCCGTGCTCGACGGTGTGAGCCTGAGCAAGCCCGACACGATCGGCCAACAACTGGCCGTTCCCTTCTTCAATCTCATCGATAACGGGCTTCACCCTGCCCACGTCGGAGCGATGCCCTTCGATGGCGAAGGAACACCAACCCGTGCCCTGCGACTGATTGGGGATGGGCATCTGGAGAGCTTCCTGCACTCAGAAGCCACCGCCAGAAAGTTTGGGGTGCAACCCACCGGACATGCCGGTTTAGGAGCCAAGGTTTCTGTTGGACCGGACTGGTTTGAGGTTCATCGCAGTGAAGGGTGCAGACCTCCAGCCGATCATCTGGATCACAGAAAAACCCAGGATTCGTTCGTGATGATCGAGAGCCTCAATGCTCTCCATGCCGGAGTCAAGGCCAGCCAAGGATCGTTCTCGCTTCCCTTCGACGGCTGGTTGGTGAATGGAGGTGAGCGCATTTCCGTTGAGGCAGCAACGGTTGCTGGCGATATACGAGAGCTCCTTCGATCCATTGTTCAGATCGAAGCCGATCCCATCGTCACCCACGAAGGGGTGTGCCCCCATGTGTGGGTGGATGGTCTCGCCATCACCGGCGAAGCCTGA
- a CDS encoding DUF2996 domain-containing protein — translation MSETPAKPKGTTKPAGEGKAKPAAKPKPEDKAFASFIQEDFLPSLSKALADRGHAPVSLSLSEGERPVVGGLCWMVKGELSSERRFWLCFESDAITSGKTIALAESAAEPSLLESFLIDEKRMTLALLQSRLLQRLNGQKWLGGN, via the coding sequence GTGAGCGAAACCCCTGCCAAGCCGAAAGGCACGACCAAACCCGCTGGTGAAGGCAAAGCAAAACCTGCTGCCAAACCAAAGCCCGAGGACAAAGCTTTCGCCTCCTTCATCCAAGAAGACTTCCTCCCCTCGCTCTCGAAGGCCTTGGCCGATCGAGGACATGCTCCAGTGAGCCTTTCTCTCTCGGAGGGAGAGCGCCCCGTGGTGGGTGGTTTGTGTTGGATGGTGAAAGGAGAGCTCAGTAGCGAGCGCAGGTTTTGGCTCTGCTTCGAATCCGATGCCATCACCTCCGGCAAAACCATTGCCCTTGCCGAGTCCGCAGCCGAACCAAGCCTGCTGGAATCGTTTCTGATCGACGAGAAGCGAATGACCCTCGCGCTTCTGCAATCGCGACTGCTCCAGCGGCTCAACGGTCAGAAATGGCTTGGTGGCAACTGA
- a CDS encoding chloride channel protein: MSPDSRQDVALIPGMLPSQSRIEGLARHFIGLVIVGVLIGIACLPLNLVDRVQEQFYALMPTDASSPWTLPGILVALAPLVVMPVLLLLQRGPWHEGAGSGIPSTMNGLKDPSLLPRAMAAPGTVQRGILWSIATVAMFPLGREGPVVQFGAAVARAFHQRFKGWLPSLSERQMVAIGGGAGLAGGFNTPLLGAVFMLEELTADYAIVTIWPALVISVAAAGLSNIGGQPMFGLGVLNVVTPEMEQLMMAIPVGLVAGLFGGLFNRGLVWLTRTLSESVKRWPLQTGLYLGGGLSLLALMSWGTSTSDGESLVRQLIEQGMPDPVRDGNHLTAGLTSLWITAVRMIGPMLALSPGVPGGLIDPSLSFGAVLGYTICSSAGYSGQLGIGLGLAAGLSGATQLPLVSIIFAWRLAGDQQLFAGVVLAAVLASYTGRLVCRDPVYHGLSKLNRQSAPRR; this comes from the coding sequence ATGAGTCCGGACAGTCGCCAAGACGTTGCCCTGATTCCAGGGATGCTGCCTTCACAAAGCCGGATCGAAGGCTTAGCCCGTCATTTCATTGGCCTGGTGATCGTTGGCGTTCTGATCGGCATCGCTTGCCTGCCGCTCAATCTGGTGGATCGCGTTCAGGAGCAGTTCTACGCACTCATGCCAACGGACGCATCGAGCCCGTGGACTCTGCCCGGCATTCTTGTGGCGCTGGCGCCACTGGTCGTGATGCCGGTCTTGCTTCTGCTGCAGCGAGGTCCATGGCATGAGGGAGCAGGGTCTGGAATTCCATCCACGATGAATGGATTGAAGGATCCGTCCCTGCTGCCAAGGGCCATGGCCGCTCCAGGCACGGTGCAACGCGGCATCCTCTGGTCAATCGCCACCGTGGCCATGTTTCCTCTGGGAAGGGAAGGGCCTGTTGTGCAGTTCGGTGCCGCGGTGGCCAGGGCCTTCCATCAGCGTTTCAAGGGATGGCTGCCGTCGCTGAGCGAACGTCAGATGGTGGCCATTGGGGGAGGAGCCGGCCTGGCCGGCGGGTTCAACACACCTCTGCTCGGAGCCGTTTTCATGCTGGAAGAGCTCACGGCCGATTACGCCATCGTGACGATCTGGCCGGCTCTTGTGATCAGCGTTGCAGCAGCAGGACTATCGAACATCGGCGGGCAACCGATGTTCGGCCTCGGCGTTCTCAACGTTGTAACTCCCGAGATGGAGCAACTGATGATGGCGATCCCGGTTGGACTCGTTGCAGGACTTTTTGGAGGGCTGTTCAACAGGGGACTGGTCTGGCTGACCAGGACACTTTCGGAATCAGTGAAACGCTGGCCACTACAAACAGGTCTCTACCTGGGGGGAGGTCTCAGCCTGCTGGCTTTGATGAGTTGGGGAACATCGACATCAGACGGAGAATCCCTGGTGCGACAGCTGATCGAGCAGGGCATGCCTGATCCGGTTCGCGATGGTAATCACTTGACCGCAGGCCTCACCAGTCTCTGGATCACCGCCGTGCGCATGATCGGTCCGATGCTGGCTCTCAGCCCTGGAGTGCCTGGAGGCCTGATTGATCCCTCACTGTCCTTCGGAGCAGTGCTGGGTTACACCATCTGCAGCAGCGCGGGATACAGCGGTCAATTGGGGATCGGACTGGGTCTCGCTGCAGGCCTATCAGGCGCGACTCAACTCCCCCTGGTCTCCATCATTTTCGCCTGGCGGCTTGCCGGTGATCAGCAGTTGTTCGCAGGCGTGGTGCTGGCGGCTGTTCTTGCTTCATACACCGGCCGCCTGGTGTGCAGGGATCCGGTGTATCACGGATTGAGCAAGCTCAATCGTCAGAGTGCGCCGCGGCGATAG
- a CDS encoding YkgJ family cysteine cluster protein, translating to MSRHSLHWACLQHCGACCRLAPEERQEAIEALTPEQQSQYLAMVGADGWCIHFDSGARRCRIYEERPDFCRVASLCSLFDVPKDHADAFAISCCRQQIRSVHGGRSLELRKFERLIRSTPPLR from the coding sequence ATGAGTCGCCATTCCCTGCACTGGGCCTGCCTCCAGCACTGCGGAGCCTGCTGCAGGCTGGCCCCAGAGGAACGTCAGGAAGCGATCGAGGCACTGACACCTGAACAGCAGAGCCAATACCTCGCCATGGTGGGGGCCGATGGGTGGTGCATTCACTTCGACAGTGGTGCCAGGCGATGTCGCATCTACGAAGAACGCCCAGATTTCTGTCGTGTCGCCAGCCTCTGCAGCCTCTTCGACGTTCCCAAAGACCATGCTGATGCCTTCGCCATCTCCTGCTGCCGCCAGCAGATTCGGTCGGTTCATGGTGGACGCAGTCTGGAACTGCGTAAGTTCGAACGACTGATTCGATCCACGCCTCCATTGCGATGA
- the acsF gene encoding magnesium-protoporphyrin IX monomethyl ester (oxidative) cyclase has translation MVPPTAVNDAPAAGSAVAVKDPAKDTILTPRFYTTDFEAMAAMDLRPNEAELEAICEEFRKDYNRHHFVRNAEFDGAADKLDPETRRVFVEFLEQSCTSEFSGFLLYKELSRRIKTRNPLLAECFAHMARDEARHAGFLNKSMSDFGLQLDLGFLTANKKYTFFKPKFIFYATYLSEKIGYWRYITIFRHLEQNPDSKIFPIFNFFENWCQDENRHGDFFDALMKAQPNTVRGIRARLWCRFFLLAVFATMYVRDVARKEFYEALGLDARDYDRLVIDKTNETTARVFPVVLDVKNPKFFAGLENLVTNNAALDAVDASASPAPIKWLRKLPHWIANGGQMASLFLMAPVRSEQFQPSVR, from the coding sequence ATGGTGCCTCCTACCGCCGTCAACGACGCACCTGCCGCAGGATCAGCCGTTGCCGTTAAGGATCCGGCCAAGGACACGATCCTCACGCCGCGCTTCTACACAACGGACTTCGAAGCCATGGCCGCAATGGATCTGCGGCCAAACGAAGCAGAACTGGAGGCCATCTGCGAGGAGTTCCGCAAGGATTACAACCGTCATCACTTTGTTCGCAACGCAGAATTCGACGGAGCCGCCGACAAACTCGACCCCGAAACACGCCGTGTTTTCGTTGAATTCCTTGAGCAGAGCTGCACATCAGAGTTTTCAGGCTTTTTGCTCTACAAAGAACTCAGCCGTCGCATTAAGACAAGAAATCCGCTTTTGGCTGAATGTTTTGCTCATATGGCCCGTGATGAAGCCCGCCATGCCGGGTTTCTGAACAAATCGATGAGTGATTTCGGTTTGCAGCTCGATCTGGGCTTCCTGACCGCTAATAAGAAGTACACATTTTTCAAACCCAAATTCATTTTCTACGCCACCTATCTCTCTGAAAAGATTGGTTATTGGCGCTACATCACGATTTTCCGTCATCTGGAGCAGAACCCCGACAGCAAGATCTTCCCGATTTTCAATTTCTTTGAAAACTGGTGTCAAGACGAAAATCGCCACGGTGATTTCTTTGATGCCTTGATGAAGGCACAACCCAACACTGTGCGTGGCATCCGAGCACGCCTCTGGTGCCGCTTCTTCCTACTGGCCGTTTTCGCGACGATGTACGTGCGCGACGTCGCCCGCAAGGAGTTTTACGAGGCCCTGGGACTTGATGCGCGTGACTACGACCGACTGGTGATTGACAAGACCAACGAGACAACCGCCAGAGTTTTCCCCGTTGTCTTGGATGTCAAAAATCCTAAGTTTTTTGCAGGGCTCGAAAACTTAGTAACCAACAACGCAGCCCTGGATGCCGTGGATGCCAGTGCTTCACCAGCACCGATCAAGTGGTTGCGCAAACTTCCCCACTGGATTGCCAACGGCGGGCAGATGGCGTCGCTCTTTTTGATGGCTCCAGTGCGCAGCGAGCAGTTTCAACCCAGCGTGCGCTGA
- the psb30 gene encoding photosystem II reaction center protein Ycf12/Psb30 — MGIDFHLIANFGALALITLAGPAVIFILFYRRGAL; from the coding sequence ATGGGAATCGATTTCCACCTGATCGCCAATTTCGGCGCACTGGCCTTGATCACCCTGGCTGGACCAGCAGTGATCTTCATCCTCTTCTATCGCCGCGGCGCACTCTGA
- a CDS encoding TldD/PmbA family protein, with protein sequence MQTTTISTTGIFNLDPGCSPWEQRLNTLLSVGLAAGADLVEVFLERTDHLGVLAEQDKITSVSPAFGMGAGIRVFRGARDGFVSTNDLSDAGLTEALEQALAMLQLERSTLSGSNSFQGLSALRNFAATKNDWLERTPNLDVITQRLLEGTQCLQRLGQHLEVRRGNFSRDWQEVLVAASDGTFARDIRLHQSSGLSVLAADGDHRASIARRYGTTDKPNDLCDWNIEASAQEVCASASTMLRADYVDGGQMPVVLANRFGGVIFHEACGHLLETTQIERGTTPFAESIGESIAHPAVTAIDEGLSDGAFGSMSMDDEGMEPQRTVLIEKGVLKRFISDRAGELRTGHARTGSGRRQSHGFAAASRMRNTYIAAGPHSIDDLIGSVDRGLYCKSMGGGSVGPTGQFNFSVEEGYLIENGTLSKPVKGATLIGEAKEVMPRISMCADDLDLAAGYCGSVSGSVFVTVGQPHVKVDSITVGGR encoded by the coding sequence ATGCAAACCACGACAATTTCTACAACCGGGATCTTCAACCTGGACCCCGGTTGCTCGCCATGGGAGCAACGCCTCAACACACTGTTGAGTGTCGGTCTGGCAGCAGGAGCCGATCTCGTTGAAGTCTTCCTCGAGCGCACCGACCACTTGGGAGTGCTCGCTGAACAAGACAAGATCACCAGCGTTTCGCCGGCCTTCGGAATGGGAGCTGGCATCCGGGTGTTCCGGGGTGCGAGGGATGGATTCGTGAGCACCAACGATCTCAGTGACGCCGGTTTGACCGAGGCACTGGAGCAAGCGTTGGCCATGCTTCAACTGGAACGATCCACCCTCTCCGGTTCCAATTCATTTCAAGGTCTCAGCGCTCTCAGAAATTTCGCTGCGACGAAAAACGATTGGTTGGAGCGCACACCCAATCTTGATGTCATCACCCAGCGTCTGCTTGAAGGAACGCAATGCCTGCAGCGCCTTGGTCAGCATCTTGAAGTAAGGCGCGGCAATTTCTCCCGGGACTGGCAGGAAGTGCTCGTGGCTGCCAGTGACGGCACCTTCGCTCGCGACATCAGGCTGCATCAATCCAGCGGCCTCAGTGTGCTGGCTGCAGACGGTGACCACCGCGCCAGCATCGCTCGTCGGTACGGAACTACCGACAAACCCAATGATCTGTGCGACTGGAACATTGAAGCCTCCGCTCAAGAGGTGTGCGCCAGTGCGTCCACCATGCTGCGTGCTGACTATGTGGACGGTGGCCAGATGCCTGTGGTGCTCGCCAACCGATTTGGTGGCGTGATCTTCCATGAAGCCTGCGGGCACTTGCTGGAAACAACCCAGATCGAACGCGGCACCACACCATTCGCCGAGAGCATCGGCGAATCCATAGCCCATCCAGCGGTCACTGCCATCGATGAAGGGTTGAGTGACGGGGCCTTTGGCTCCATGTCCATGGACGACGAGGGAATGGAGCCGCAGCGAACAGTTCTGATCGAAAAAGGAGTCCTGAAGCGGTTTATCAGCGACCGTGCAGGAGAGCTGCGCACCGGTCACGCCCGTACCGGCAGTGGTCGCCGCCAGAGCCACGGATTCGCAGCCGCAAGTCGGATGCGCAACACCTACATCGCTGCTGGTCCTCACAGCATTGATGATCTGATCGGATCCGTGGATCGCGGGCTTTACTGCAAATCCATGGGAGGCGGAAGTGTTGGCCCCACCGGACAGTTCAACTTTTCCGTTGAAGAGGGCTATTTGATTGAAAACGGAACCCTCAGCAAGCCTGTGAAAGGAGCCACCCTGATCGGTGAAGCCAAAGAGGTCATGCCACGGATTTCTATGTGTGCCGATGATCTTGATCTTGCCGCCGGCTATTGCGGTTCAGTGAGCGGAAGCGTCTTCGTGACCGTGGGACAACCCCACGTCAAAGTTGATTCCATCACCGTGGGAGGCCGCTGA